The nucleotide sequence ACCATTTTGTTTACTTCTGACAAGAGATATGTTGTCTAAAAGCTTTGAGCAAATTTTCAAACTCTGCTAACATTTCAGACGGGCGACTTTATAGTACTACGATCGGATCTTGTGAACGACTGGCCCACCATTTGGCAGGTGGACTCAAAGTGCATTTTGCAGAAGTACGAGCCCTTCCGCCAAAACGGAAAAACCTTCTATCGTAACATGTCAAAGGTGGGTTAAATGACAATCTACTAATATAAtaccataataataaaatcaattGGATTTCAGTATGCCTCTTGGAATCTCGAAACGAAGAAACTCTACCTCAAAGCACCGGTGCGCATTCAGCTGCATTCCCACACCGAGACAATTGTCGAGTTCATGCGATCTGAGCTGCTGGCCGATGATACCGAGCAGTTTATTGAGAAGATCATGGAGGACTATCTGTCGTATAGGGACAATTTTGAGATCTATATTCAGACTATGATCTCGCAAGCCCTCGATCCAAGCTTCTTCTCGGAAATTACGCGGGAAAAGGGTAAAGCTGGTTTATTTTCCCAAATACGGTTTATatagaacatttttttttgttttagacGACTACTTTTTGGGCAGCGTGCGCGTGGTAGACAACATCATGGAAAATTGCAAGCGCAAGCTGCTGGCCATCACTCCTTGGACGCGGAGTACAATCTCCTCCATTGAGACCTGGCCCAAGTGCCATGTGTTCTCCGAGTGGGAACAAAACAATCTAACCCAAAAGAATTGCGCCGGTTGCCACCAACCAGGCATCGCTGTGCGTTTCCTACTCTTCGGAGAACCATATAATCCAAACACCATGCAGACCATACCCGTGGATCCGCGTATAGTTTACGAGAAGGTGAGTTAGCTAACTTTATATACAAAAAAAGAACTACATGTTAATACTATTTCAAACGCtgataaatttataaaattattttaataaccGTTTCAATCTTTTTCTCCAGGACATTGTTTTGTGCCGCATTTGTGCCGCTCGTGCAGATCTCTTCCACAAGATAGCACACGAAAAGTACAATCTGTTTATTAACTGCTCGCAACGGGTGacggagcagcagcaacagttcCCTGGGAAGACGTCAACAGAAATATTGAACGATCTGCTGGCCGAGCACAATTGGATCGATGAGGTAGAGCTTGAAATGATGTACTCGAATGTCtgagatttaaaaaaatataaattacaGCTCTTCCGCAATATGCGCAACTGTTGGGCCGAGGTGGAGAGTCTGGAGCGGCAGAAGCGTTTCCGAGAGGTCATGCAGTAAAAGCCATTATCATCGGGAGCCATTAATCAAGGAAGACTCCTGATCGCGTATCCAAGTGCTGGACATTAGGACATAACACGCCAAGCCCACGTATTGCTGCAATAAACTCAATGagttgttattttattatacaCCAGATGACACGCAAAAGCTTAGTTTTAGTGCAAGACACATATTGTACTATGTAGGCCTTAAGATTAAGATAAAGTCTATTTATGGACTATGCATAGTACATGCCATGTAAATAGCTATACATATAGCTATAGCCGCGCAttatatcatatatatatatatggaatATGAAGTACTAAATAACAGAGTAGTACCACACTCATTAGTTTGAAAAAGTAATATTTCTATGTGTTGAAATAGCTTAAACATTCTTTTTGCAAAAGTTCAAATTAAGATTTATTTGGTAGGATCTTTTAATAAGATCATTCTCCCCAAAATCCCGCAAACAATCAAATTGTGTTTCGCTACCGAATGTAGCCAGGGAACATTAATCATCACTATATTTAAGAGTTGTACATATTTAGTTTTAGCCTTAGTTACACAAATCCAATTGCAAACATTTAAGTTAACATCCTTTGTTTTGCGAGTTTTATTTAAGTTGTGAATTTTTAGAATCATAGAGTTCCCTGaataaatatggaaaaaaatcaCATATACtggcaaaatatttacatCCAAGTCTTCTATGGCCATTTTGGTTTTGTAGCTTATAATACTGTAGCACTTGGTTAGGAGTCCATTTGAAATAGAGGCTCTGTCATGTTGTATTTGATTAGATCCTTCACGATGCCGATGATTCGACGCTTGAAAATTGGCAAAGTGCGCGCGTTGagcatttcgtattcctcgatCAGCTCCTTGTATTTGGGTTCATCGGACGAAGTCGAAAGATCCTGGATGGCTTCGGAAACGGTATCGATATCAATTACCTCACTGGCATTGGAAATAAAAAAGGGTAGGGAGAATGCACCCATGATTAAGCCGTAGACACCGTAAAGTTGCAATTGTCGGTTGAAAACACTCCGTGGATATATCTCCTCCAAGCGGAGGTCACAAGAAGTCAATTTCTGGTCCAGGGTGTCGTAGTAAGCATCCATAAAGGTGGAAAAGTGTTCATCCCGCAGTGGTTTTTCCGTACACGCATAAAGATAGTGGACAATATCGAGTACCGGCGGAGCAAAGCGTGACATCTGGAAGTCGATGAGTTTGGCCTCTACGGGTTGATCAAAATTAGGCTGGGgataaaaatgcattgcataaatgcattattttaaaattaattaatttagaAACCATATTCTGCATCAGGATCTTAAGAAAAAATTAAGCGCTTGCTTAAAGCCTCAATGATCTGTCCCAAATTTCGAGAGATCGcaaaattataaacataaGTGAAAATATTTACCTCATGTCTGTAGAGAATATTGTTATTCCAGAAGTCTCCATGACAGATAACAGAATGTGGTGCCGCTGACTTTCCATCCACACAATAAAGAGCCAAGGATTTTAGGTGTTTTTCACAACGTTCCAGGACCTCCTTGAGAGCAGCCACTTGGTCGCCATCGGATTCGTCAAGAATATTTCTCGCCTTTCGCAACTGAGCCTTTCCAAACTCAATGGTGACCTCCTCAATGTTTGGAGTGAATAGGTTATCCTTCTTCACGAACTCCACTGACTCCTTGAACTTTGCAGGATTTTGTTTCTGCAGGATAAATGAGCACGCATGTAGCTCCGCTAAAGCTTTCAGGGAGCAGATAACGATGTCGTAGGTGGGCATAATGCTCCGGGAATTGGGGCGGAAACCACTTCCAGATAGATCCTCGAAAATCAGGAATTCATCGGGAGCCTTTAAGCCATTGGCCTGCAGTGCTGGTGCTACGGTAAACATGCTCCGATCTGGTGATAGCTCCCGGAAAATGGGGAATACCTCCTGGTACATGAAGACCTCCCGGGCGTAGTAGTCCACCACATGCATGTGGGATCGCCGGGCCTCGTTCTTCGGCGCCATTTTGACCACAACGGTGGCAGCTTCCGGAATCGTGGGCCAACTCACTCGAAGGACCTGTCCGTAGGCATTCTCCCCAACTCCGGCTATCGGTTGCGAGACCATGGGAATATTTTCGCGATGGTAGAGCTCCAATAGTGCGCTCGTCACGGCGCTCGAAAGCTCGCTCTCGCTCATTTTTTCGGACCTGGCTATGAAGTTTCGTCGATGAATCTATCTTTCCAACTGATTCATTGCAGTGGCTGTTCTCGCTTTTATAGTTTGTCGACGGGAAAGCTCCCCGTTAGTTGCGTGCATTGTGGGTGGTGATGATGATAGAGACCACGTGACCTAGTCATAAGGGGAATCCTTCCTGTTTTAAACTAACGATCTTTTTCGAATTATAAATGTGAACTTATAGGTCAATGAACTTCAATTTGTTATGCCAATTTAGTCTAAAAAGTTATCTTACCAACATCAATATATGTTAGTCATGTACACAGTTATTAGGACTAATGTAAAATTAAGATTAATGtctatatgatatatatttttatgagaaataataaaatatttatttaaaaaatataaaaagattTAGATCCTTAAATCCTTGTTAAGATTTGACCATTACCAATCATATCCAAATTACGATTAATTAATACTCTTAAGGGGAAATACTTTTTAACGGCTTTTCCCCAAAAGGAttgatttcttttaaatacGTTTATAACccaaatataatttaataatataaaaataattatttaaacaaGTTTCTTCTATGCCGCATAAACTAAACTAAAACTAAAGAGTTACAGATATGGTGCTCCAGAAATTGGATTTTTAGTTGCGCAGTATGGCAATATTAATATTTACTTAATATACATAAGTGttgtcatttatttataaaacccCAATAATGCCCTCAACCCAGAAGGCTTGCACTAAATAATGAAACCTATTGACAGAAACGATAGTGCACTTCCTATTGTGTTATATTTTAGAACACAACGTCAGTCGATTTGAGTAGTTTCGGTCGCTGACCTCACTCAAGGCCACTTCTAATGCAAACACACATTTACGATGGACATTCTCGTATGTGCAGGCTAGCGTAGTAGTTAAAAAAGCATTCGATTGAGGAAAAATAATCAACTTTAGCTTTTGCCATACCATACCAATTTCTGAAGCTTCTTGGGTATTACCTGCGATTCTAACATATCGGCCATTGAACTTGACAAAGTGTATGCACGGCGCCAAAAAGCTCGCAAATAGTATAGTACGATACCCACTTCGGATCTAACCCGTTCTAATGATATTACGTGCACACCTCCGACCAATGATCGGTTTTGGCTGGGTGCATTTCGGATCGAGCTTTTCTCTCGAGGCGCGCCAATTTGTGTAAGATAGGAGGCAGAGCTTTTGATGGTTAAGGTTTAGCTTTCATTGGCATTGAAAGCAAGCTGCGTAGTGGAGGTCGTTGAACCGACACAATTTCGAAAGAAACGTTGCCCAACTGCCCGAGAGACCCAAAACATAGTTTTCGCTTTCTGATACCCACTCATCGGGAGGTATGATAGTTTTCGGACCAACTTCCGTTTTTCAAAAGACAAGTTAATCAAAACTGTTATATATGAAGAAAGGTGTTTTACTTAATACCTTcaatttttcaattaaaatgacgtattgaaatattaatattaacatCATTTTTGTTAGTTCAGTATCCCctgtaaaaatttaaactcaTTAAAGGGGCTATATTTTAGAGTCGCATAATTCttcttatatattttctttaataacaataaaatagTTGCTTGTGTCGAAACACACTTTCTCCTTGGGAGGCTTATCTAATTTTACAGTTtcggaaaaaatttaaaagagtAATTAAATGCCATTCCTTAAATCTAGCAGTTATAAAAAGGTCCACTTACTTCGCGAAAGTTTTGCGATGAAGTAGGTCTATAATCGGGGACCAAAAATGTGAGGTTTTTTATGTATAAAAAGGAATTTAATGAAGTTAAATAAAATCTGACTAATAAAGAAATGTATTAGGTTGAAATAATAAAGTAAGGATAAGTAAGTGGGTATTTTGGCCCCTACAAATAAATAGTTCTTCTAATACATTATTACTATAACTATTTATAATACGCTTGCCAATTACAATTACAAAATGTAttctaaaatttaaattatgaaAGATTGATTTTAAACGTTTTAACTGGTTATTCAATTATTGAAAAGAAACACTCGCAATTAGACGGGTAGCAGACTCATCTATCAAAACAAGTTGAACCAGTTATGATAGATAATTGCATTCGTTGCTCAATTAATAACGCCCAAAGGGAGCTTggaactgaaaaaaaaaaacactgaGAAAGTTTTGCTATGTTCGGTGTTATTCCATATTTTTCTCTTAaaataaaggtaataaaataatatgttGAATGGTAACTAAAGAAGTCCATGCTTAGTGGAATAGTCTTAGGTATTTACATAGATCTAGCTTAGTTCTAAACAGAGAGCCACAGTTGTATTATACAAAAACTAAACGCTTTAGGGGAAAGGGGCTCAAGTCCATCAAGCTAAATACATAGTTACTGTAGCTCCGCGGAGTCGGCAGTGTTTGAATTTGAGTTCTCCTCGGACTTCTTTGACGAAGGGGAGTCGGAAAGATTGGGCGACAGGTCGCGCAGCTTCACAACATTCCCAACGGACACCAGATTGGCCGCCTCAGCCACCGAGTAACCGATGTCCGGCGGAGTGCCTTCCGGATAGCCCAGATAGTAGTCCGCAATGCGACCAGCCTCGCGCAATCCACTCAAATAGGCTCCATGCACGGTGGCCGGATAATTCCGTATCGTATGCTCACCGGCGAAAAAGAGGCGTGGCAAACCTTCCGCATCCTTACTGGACGGCGGAATAACCGGCGCCGCCAGCAGATCATAGTCACTGCCCGAAGAACCCACGGAGACGTAG is from Drosophila suzukii chromosome 3, CBGP_Dsuzu_IsoJpt1.0, whole genome shotgun sequence and encodes:
- the LOC108006218 gene encoding uncharacterized protein, whose translation is MSESELSSAVTSALLELYHRENIPMVSQPIAGVGENAYGQVLRVSWPTIPEAATVVVKMAPKNEARRSHMHVVDYYAREVFMYQEVFPIFRELSPDRSMFTVAPALQANGLKAPDEFLIFEDLSGSGFRPNSRSIMPTYDIVICSLKALAELHACSFILQKQNPAKFKESVEFVKKDNLFTPNIEEVTIEFGKAQLRKARNILDESDGDQVAALKEVLERCEKHLKSLALYCVDGKSAAPHSVICHGDFWNNNILYRHEPNFDQPVEAKLIDFQMSRFAPPVLDIVHYLYACTEKPLRDEHFSTFMDAYYDTLDQKLTSCDLRLEEIYPRSVFNRQLQLYGVYGLIMGAFSLPFFISNASEVIDIDTVSEAIQDLSTSSDEPKYKELIEEYEMLNARTLPIFKRRIIGIVKDLIKYNMTEPLFQMDS